Proteins from a genomic interval of Ferrovibrio terrae:
- a CDS encoding Bug family tripartite tricarboxylate transporter substrate binding protein, protein MLNRRSFLQTTACATAVSALLPGFAGDARAAIDQVQFFVPANPGGGWDQTARSMEQALKSANLIKGAQVTNVGGAGGAVGLPQFVNQWKGRGNALMVAGMVMVGALITNKSPVKVTQTVPIARLTGEFEVIVVPNESPHKTLKDLMTAFKADPAKVSWAGGSAGGTDHILAGMLAKASGGEAKKVSYVAYSGGGPALAALLGNQVTCGVSGWGEFSEQVKAGKLRALAISADKRQSGIDVPTIREAGFDVELYNWRGVFAPPGIKDADKKALIELVTKMRDSAPWQEQLKTREWTDVFLAGDAYGKYLDAEITRIEAILKDLGLA, encoded by the coding sequence ATGCTGAATCGCCGCAGCTTCCTGCAAACCACGGCCTGTGCCACCGCCGTTTCCGCCCTGCTACCCGGCTTCGCCGGTGACGCGCGCGCCGCCATCGACCAGGTGCAGTTCTTCGTGCCGGCCAATCCCGGCGGCGGCTGGGACCAGACCGCGCGCAGCATGGAGCAGGCGCTGAAGAGCGCCAACCTGATCAAGGGCGCGCAGGTGACCAATGTGGGCGGCGCCGGTGGGGCTGTCGGCCTGCCGCAATTCGTGAACCAGTGGAAGGGCCGCGGCAATGCGCTGATGGTGGCCGGCATGGTGATGGTGGGCGCACTGATCACCAACAAGTCGCCGGTAAAAGTGACGCAGACCGTGCCGATCGCGCGCCTGACCGGCGAATTCGAAGTGATCGTCGTGCCGAACGAGTCGCCGCACAAGACGCTGAAGGACCTGATGACAGCCTTCAAGGCCGATCCGGCCAAGGTGTCGTGGGCTGGCGGTTCGGCCGGCGGCACCGACCATATCCTGGCCGGCATGCTGGCCAAGGCATCGGGCGGCGAAGCCAAGAAGGTATCCTACGTCGCCTATTCCGGCGGCGGACCGGCTCTCGCTGCCCTGCTCGGCAACCAGGTGACCTGCGGCGTTTCGGGCTGGGGTGAATTCAGCGAGCAGGTCAAGGCCGGCAAGCTGCGGGCACTCGCCATCTCGGCCGACAAGCGCCAGTCCGGCATCGACGTGCCGACGATCAGGGAAGCCGGCTTCGATGTCGAACTCTACAACTGGCGCGGCGTGTTTGCGCCGCCGGGCATCAAGGATGCCGACAAGAAGGCGCTGATCGAGCTGGTGACCAAGATGCGCGACTCTGCCCCATGGCAGGAGCAGCTGAAGACGCGCGAGTGGACCGACGTGTTCCTGGCTGGCGATGCCTATGGCAAATATCTCGATGCCGAGATCACGCGCATCGAGGCGATCCTGAAGGATCTCGGCTTGGCCTGA
- a CDS encoding tripartite tricarboxylate transporter TctB family protein has product MDRLRKPEALLALGVIALGLLALYETTQIPVSPMYAKVGPTAVAYLASALLIALGGALLVQAVSGRWVSDAEESDAVLDLRGIGWLLLGLVLNVGLIDPLGFIPASVLLFACTARAFGSRRPLRDALIGFVLSAVTYFGFAELLGINIGAGFLGALD; this is encoded by the coding sequence ATGGACCGGCTCCGTAAGCCCGAGGCATTGCTGGCGCTAGGCGTGATCGCCCTCGGCCTGCTGGCGCTGTATGAGACCACGCAGATTCCGGTCTCGCCGATGTATGCCAAGGTCGGGCCCACGGCGGTCGCCTATCTGGCCAGCGCGCTGCTGATCGCACTGGGCGGCGCGCTGCTGGTGCAGGCGGTGAGCGGCCGCTGGGTCAGCGACGCGGAAGAAAGCGACGCGGTACTCGATCTGCGCGGGATCGGCTGGCTTCTGCTCGGGCTGGTGCTGAATGTCGGGTTGATTGATCCGCTCGGCTTCATTCCCGCCTCCGTGCTGCTGTTTGCCTGCACGGCGCGCGCCTTCGGCAGCCGCCGGCCGCTACGCGATGCGCTGATCGGTTTTGTGCTCTCGGCCGTCACCTATTTCGGCTTTGCTGAACTGCTCGGCATCAACATCGGTGCCGGCTTCCTCGGGGCACTGGACTGA